In the genome of Bremerella sp. P1, the window GTTCGAACTGGTCGAGCGTGCTTTGGATGGCGATGTGACCGCGCTCGAGCGGCTCAATGCAACGTGGTGCGCTCAGCCTGATCAACAGCTCCAGGCACTGCGTCAGGAGTGCGCTCGCCACTTCCTGAGTCTGGCGAAAGAAAAGAATTGCGAGCCAGGATCGAAAGGGGCGACCGCGGTCGAGATCCTGAGCCTGATCTTGCGAGTGAGTCCCTAGGACTACGTGCCAGGCGGTTTGCGTTCGTAGCTACGTTCGATTTGAATCGCTTTCCGACCTTTGAATGCCCCAGCGAATGCTTGAAAAGTGGGGGTTCCGTTCACATTGACTCGCAAGGGCGTACGCGCGTCTTTCTCGGTCGTTATCACGTCCCCGACCCGCAGGTCGAGCAGTTCTTCCATCGAGATCTTGGTTTCGGCCAGGATCACGTCGAGTTCCACTTGGGCCTTATCGAGGTGTACGCCCAGGGCGGCCTTCGATTCTGGCGTGGCCTCACTGCTGCCGTAGGCGAACCACGTGTTGGCTGTCAGCTTATTGCTGATGCGTTCAATGGAGTTGAACGGGATACACAAGTTGATCATACCGCGGACATCGCCGATGGCCAGCTCGAAGCTGACCAGCACCACGACTTCATTCGGCGGCACAATTTGAACCAGCTGGGGATTGCTCTCGACGCGAACGACGCGGAGGTCCAACGGAAGCACGTTGTCCCAGGCATCCTTCAGCTCGATCAGAAACAGGTCCGAG includes:
- the fliM gene encoding flagellar motor switch protein FliM, yielding MSDNVLSQAEVESLLNAMETTAEPAKGPAAPVADAGPPSRTMRGKDKVTPYDFKRPERVGKDQMRALQSMHEGFSRNFGAALSALLRSIVEVKLTSVDQLTYSEFVFSLENPSCFNLLVAEPLEGNLILDINPSILYPIIDRLLGGGKESTPASRRPLTEIELTLVSRISDLFLIELKDAWDNVLPLDLRVVRVESNPQLVQIVPPNEVVVLVSFELAIGDVRGMINLCIPFNSIERISNKLTANTWFAYGSSEATPESKAALGVHLDKAQVELDVILAETKISMEELLDLRVGDVITTEKDARTPLRVNVNGTPTFQAFAGAFKGRKAIQIERSYERKPPGT